The bacterium DNA window TTCAAGAAAGAAGCCGTTCGTTTGGCAATTGAGGGCGGGATGAGTCAATCCCGAGTGGCTCGTGATCTGGGGGTGAACATCAACTCGCTCATCAGTTGGATTAGGAAGGCGAAGACCACCCGTGGCGGGGAGGTCAGGGAGACATTCGAGCAGGAGAACCGGCGTTTACGGCGGGAACTGGCAATCGTCACTGAGGAGCGAGACATCATAAAAAAAGCGCTGGGTATCTTCTCGAAGGAACTGCGATGAGATACCAGTTTATGCAAGCGCATGACAAACAGTTCCGAATAGGAACGATGAGCAGGGTTCTGCGGGTGTCCAGGAGTGGGTACTACTGCTGGTGCGATCGTCCTGCAAGCAAAAGGGCGAAGGAGAACGAAAAGCTCCTTCTTAGGATAGAGACTGCCCACAAGGACAGCAAGAAGCGCTACGGCAGTCCGCGTATTCACCAGCAACTCGTCAAGGACGGGGTTGCCTGTAGCCGA harbors:
- a CDS encoding transposase, whose protein sequence is MKRYSEEFKKEAVRLAIEGGMSQSRVARDLGVNINSLISWIRKAKTTRGGEVRETFEQENRRLRRELAIVTEERDIIKKALGIFSKELR